The DNA sequence AGTATTGCTGGACGTGTTCCTTATAAAAATGGAGGTGGTTATTGTGCATCTAAAGCTGCTGTTCGTAGTTTCACCGATACATTTAGAAAAGAAACTATTAATACTGGTATTAGAGTCATTGAAGTTGATCCAGGTGCAGTACTTACTGAATTTAGTGTTGTTCGTTATAAAGGTGACACTGATGCTGCCGATGCTGTTTATACTGGTACTGAACCATTAACACCAGAAGATGTTGCTGAAGTGGTTGTTTTTGCATCTtcaagaaaacaaaataccGTTATTGCTGATACTTTGATTTTCCCAAATCATCAAGCTTCTCCAGATCATGTTTATAGAAAACCtaattaaatgaaatagAGTTTGTCTGTGTATGTgtgtttattttataaaattattcaagGCATCTTCTTGTAGTTACGATGATAGTAGGTTCTGTTGCCAATGGTTTACGGACTACATAGGTTTCTGTCTATTTTCtgttttattaaatgaattacgTGTATTCTTTATGTTTTCAGAGGTAATAATATGTCTAAGAAATGTTAAAACCTTATTAAATATACATTCTCTCTGTTATATTTCAACCTTTATTATCTTTCTTAGTAAATAGAACTTTAAATgacaaaaatattatttattttacaaGTTTCCTATCTTCCTATCACATACaactaaacaaaaaacacaTTTAGTAGAAAGTAGTTGGAGCGGTGGCTTGGAACAATTTCTTAGATTTTTGGACTCTGTGTGGTAATGGGAATTTCAAGTCTTTAGTCAAGAATTGTTTAACGTATTGTCTTTTAACGTCATCAGTCTTTTCtaattcaacaactttCAAGATATGGATACTTCTAAATCTAGCTCTGTGTCTAGCAGCTAAATCTTGGTACATGGTTTCAACAGCGCCAACTCTAGTGACATCTCTGTATTCTTTGTACATGTTATGAATACCAGATCTAGATTCATATCTTAACCAAATACCAAAAGTCTTGACTTTAGTTGGTTTAGCTTCAGAAATAATGTTAACTGATACAATTTCACCAGAAGCTTTCTTAACTTTATGCAATTTTTGCAAGAAATACCAATATCTTGATTTGGCAACAACGGTGTTTGGAGCAAAAATTCTCATTCTGAACAACTTTGGTTCTGGAACGGATTCAGTTGGTAAATTACGACCAATAACTTGATATTCGTTTAATCTAGACATCTTTCtataattattgaaaaaagttAGTATTTTCATTCTCAGAACTGAGGGCAGGCACTAAACTTGACAAAAAGGAATACATGGTAAGGTTGAAGTTCTTCTATACGTTGATGGAACCCCccattaattattaataaaaaaaatttcactCTCCCATCTCTGATTCTCTATCGATTCAATATCATATCCCCAATCTTATGACATGCTATGTAACTTTTTCATAAATTCTCAAATATCTCCATTTCAAGTTTATATCCTTTGTCAtgttatattataatattctCATGGTGTTTAACATACTCTtcggttgttgttgaatacCTTGTAAACTGAAAATTCTACAAAATgtacaaatttttttttcttcggTATAGTAAAGTTTTCTCACTATTTGTTAGTAAAAGGGTGAAGCTTCTTCTCTCTCTGGCAATTTACTGAGTCGCACACACACAATCTCTACTACACAGGCtaagggaaaaaaaaaaaagttcaTGCGACACAGACACAACAGAAAACTCTTAACTAACTGTATTAACTACTCAACAGAGAAAAAAACTACTTCCTGTATATAATATTTAGTCACATGTTAGGGCTATAGCcctaattttattttgcaaCAAAAAAGAGACAACCAACCGTAATTGTTTAGACATATTTTAAACTACAACATAGACTACATCTTCACAGTATTTACCTTCTTAATTTATCACATTCTCCAAATCATATATTCATAATAATCTCTAAACATAATATCTATAAagtttttttatgtttGCTTTCAGCACTAGCTTTActatttctttctcttctcTTTTTAGCATAAGAACCACATTCAGTTTGGAAAAGCCAATCCCAAAGAGTGAAAGAACTAGCGTAATTTCCAAtgaaataatgatgatgttcATCATGATGAGCAGCACCGGCCCAAAGTgggaaaaatttatttaatgacCATGGGAAATCATAACCAGAGTGAGAATCAACGGCTTGGAATAATCTTAAAACAATCCAAGTAGTCAAAGTGAATAAATGAAGTGGTGGCATATTAGTATAAACCGTAGCTAAATAAGCATATAAGATTGGGAACCCTACTGTACCAACCCCTAAAGCCATAACTTCAACTGGATGAGCATATTCTGCTGCTAAACCAAATGGAGCAGCATATTTATGATGAACTTTatgaatatttttataaaacCAACCTTGATGGAATAAACTATGGAATGTAAAATGCCAAAAATCTTcacaaatgaaaaaaattacaatttGCATAGCTTGAACTTTCCAACCTGGGAATGGAACATCATATGTAATACCCAATTTAGCACATAATGGATGGAATAACCAAATTGGTAAAGCTTCAACAAGGAAATGTTGTTTTAAAACGGTTTTAAAACATTCCCATTGTTCTTGATTAGTTGGGATTTTATTAGGTTGAATTTTATAACGATTAAACCATGGagttttatcaataataaaccATGGTAAACATCTACCAAAATACATTAATTCATGagtaataaaaaataataatccagTAGCtaaaatatcattattcatATAGATATAATATGAAGCccataatttttcaatataattcaaACTATGATGAGCAACATCAActtctttcaaaattgaagaaaatgcAGTAGGATGGGTATTTATCAAACTAGATAAACTTGAAGTGTGATTACTAGTTAATTGATGCAAAACTTCCATTTTTGGTGTTATTTAATTGGGCTTTGGAGAAAAGGGGAAGAAAAACTGATTAAGAAGAGTTTCTActcaaataatgaaaatatatatctatatatatatatatgttatAAAAGTATCGTATAGATATTCTTAGTAGTtgtgttttattttttttcattttttgacGCCCTATCTATTAAGAATGAGTGATCTGATGGCTTAttgttaatattattattatgagCAGTAACATGTCGcaagaattttttattagttaaagctgttgttgctgcaaTGTACATCGTATGATttatttagttttagtGATTGTTTTTAACTGATTGGGTtttgtttctatttttttttttttttttttttttttttttttttagttcaATTTCCATTCTGGTAATCGGTACACGACTACACCTTTATGTGATTGAATTGGTCGTTCCGCTGTACTTATTTGTTTGTGAAACGGTCGTTTAACTGCATGATGATggataattattattattgttcttAATTTATCATCGTATAGCTTTTATGTCTTGACTTTGCTTAAACTTCTTGATTCCTAAGAAATCACCACTAAGGGTATATAAACGATCAGTGTAAAcgatattgttgttgtagttgttgttgttatcaTCCTCGTATTTGTTTTAAGGCACCCCCACTGACTGACTGACAAATGCAAAAATCTGATTTGTTTAGGGATTTCTTTGGTCAGACCCGACCCAATTTTGCATCGAATAAccgttaaaaaaaaaatatacgCCGCTTTTCTGGAGATTGAAGGCGattatgataatgatgatgaccCTCGAATCACAGGTTTCTGCTTTTTTAATTGGCTGGTTTGGTTTGCTTACTTTATATCGGACTTTTCGTCTTCCCTGTTTCTCtatttttaatcaaatttaggTTAAATAATTACGATAAAAAGA is a window from the Candida dubliniensis CD36 chromosome 4, complete sequence genome containing:
- a CDS encoding 60S ribosomal protein L20 (Similar to S. cerevisiae RPL20A/RPL20B;~RPL20A and RPL20B are nearly identical in S. cerevisiae); translation: MKILTFFNNYRKMSRLNEYQVIGRNLPTESVPEPKLFRMRIFAPNTVVAKSRYWYFLQKLHKVKKASGEIVSVNIISEAKPTKVKTFGIWLRYESRSGIHNMYKEYRDVTRVGAVETMYQDLAARHRARFRSIHILKVVELEKTDDVKRQYVKQFLTKDLKFPLPHRVQKSKKLFQATAPTTFY
- a CDS encoding C-4 methyl sterol oxidase, putative (Similar to S. cerevisiae ERG25;~In S. cerevisiae: catalyzes the first of three steps required to remove two C-4 methyl groups from an intermediate in ergosterol biosynthesis; mutants accumulate the sterol intermediate 4,4-dimethylzymosterol); the encoded protein is MEVLHQLTSNHTSSLSSLINTHPTAFSSILKEVDVAHHSLNYIEKLWASYYIYMNNDILATGLLFFITHELMYFGRCLPWFIIDKTPWFNRYKIQPNKIPTNQEQWECFKTVLKQHFLVEALPIWLFHPLCAKLGITYDVPFPGWKVQAMQIVIFFICEDFWHFTFHSLFHQGWFYKNIHKVHHKYAAPFGLAAEYAHPVEVMALGVGTVGFPILYAYLATVYTNMPPLHLFTLTTWIVLRLFQAVDSHSGYDFPWSLNKFFPLWAGAAHHDEHHHYFIGNYASSFTLWDWLFQTECGSYAKKRRERNSKASAESKHKKTL